In Gossypium hirsutum isolate 1008001.06 chromosome D06, Gossypium_hirsutum_v2.1, whole genome shotgun sequence, one genomic interval encodes:
- the LOC107956170 gene encoding uncharacterized protein, translating to MVEGTLVGIHILKMIGYIERLEKLGFPLGVDLATDVILQSLLVSFSQFFLNFNMNEINKTLPQLLIMFRTAESNIEKAGPKPILIVHKNKGKGKGKAKAKPKDNGKAKPNKGKFALKPK from the coding sequence ATGGTGGAGGGAACTCTTGTGGGAATTCACATTCTCAAGATGATAGGATATATTGAAAGGCTTGAAAAACTAGGATTCCCTCTAGGTGTGGATTTGGCCACCGATGTCATCCTACAATCGTTGTTGGTTAGTTTTAGCcaatttttccttaatttcaaCATGAATGAGATTAATAAGACTTTGCCACAGTTGCTCATCATGTTCCGAACTGCTGAAAGTAACATTGAAAaggctgggcctaagcccattttgaTAGTCCATAAGAATAAGGGCAAAGGAAAGGGTAAAGCTAAGGCAAAGCCTAAGGACAATGGCAAGGCCAAGCCCAACAAAGGAAAATTTGCATTGAAACCTAAATGA